A window of the Narcine bancroftii isolate sNarBan1 chromosome 4, sNarBan1.hap1, whole genome shotgun sequence genome harbors these coding sequences:
- the wdsub1 gene encoding WD repeat, SAM and U-box domain-containing protein 1 isoform X3: protein MVTLVQTITDHIDDVNCCAFSSTYLASCSLDKTIRLYLLKDFSELPFSPLKGHSYGVHSCCFSSCGKFLASSSTDGTTMLWNPQTGEKLAVLRQPSESPVRVCRFSPDTEYLVSGAADGTVALWDVRWKKLRRTSSVKDGSVIACDFSPGGNYFVTGSTSGELTVWDCQMKCLLNEKTAHDLGVTCCVFSPQPIKGGTDDYRFQSFLMASCGQDNKIIFWNLSCSGYDLRMKYSLNHHTAPVLSCCFSSDGHILVSGSVDKSIIIWDSINGIPFHILTQHKRYVTACAFAPDLPLIATGSMDKTVNVWRVESKNSANDYSSKKLRHSVQHWSEEEVCSWLSAEELQELVVVFKSNNIDGQELLNLTEKNLVSDLKIESLGLRNKAMWKIEELKSNTESTCVGVPDEFLCPITREIMTDPVIASASP from the exons ATGGTAACGCTTGTCCAAACAATTACTGATCACATCGATGATGTGAACTGCTGTGCCTTCTCTTCCACTTATCTGGCTTCCTGTTCATTGGACAAAACAAttcgtctttatttattgaaAGATTTCTCAGAGCTTCCTTTCTCACCATTAAAAGGCCATAGTTATGGTGTACATTCTTGTTGCTTTAGTTCTTGTGGGAAATTTTTAGCTTCAAGTTCAACTGATGGAACGACTATGTTATGGAATCCCCAGACTGGAGAAAAATTGGCAGTGTTGAGACAGCCTAGTGAAAGTCCTGTTCGGGTTTGCAGATTCTCCCCTGATACCGAGTATTTGGTATCTGGAGCAGCTGATGGGACCGTGGCTTTATGGGATGTTCGCTGGAAGAAACTACGCAG gacaagcTCTGTTAAAGATGGATCAGTAATTGCCTGTGACTTTTCTCCTGGAGGTAACTATTTTGTCACTGGCTCAACCTCTGGTGAATTGACTGTTTGGGATTGTCAAATGAAGTGCCTTCTTAATGAGAAGACAGCACATGACTTGGGAGTTACTTGCTGTGTTTTTTCACCTCAGCCAATCAAAG gTGGTACGGATGATTATAGATTCCAGAGCTTTCTGATGGCTTCATGTGGTCAGGACAACAAAATCATTTTTTGGAATCTATCATGTTCAG GTTATGATCTTAGAATGAAATACTCATTAAACCATCATACAGCTCCAGTTCTTTCATGTTGTTTTTCATCTGATGGCCATATCTTGGTGTCTGG GTCTGTTGACAAGTCAATTATAATTTGGGATTCT ATTAACGGAATCCCTTTTCACATACTGACACAACATAAAAG GTATGTGACAGCATGTGCATTTGCACCAGATCTTCCCTTAATTGCTACTGGTTCCATGGACAAAACAGTAAATGTTTGGAGAGTTGAATCAAAAAACTCAGCTA ATGATTATTCATCAAAGAAGCTCAGACATTCTGTTCAACACTGGTCAGAAGAGGAGGTCTGTTCTTGGCTCTCAGCAGAAGAGCTACAGGAATTAGTGGTCGTTTTCAAGTCTAACAATATTGATGGCCAGGAATTATTGAATCTTACAGAAAAAAACCTTGTATCTGATCTGAAAATAG AATCACTTGGACTGCGTAATAAAGCAATGTGGAAAATTGAGGAACTAAAATCAAACACAGAATCTACTTGTGTTGGTGTACCAGATGAATTCCTCTGTCCAATAACCAGAGAGATAATGACTGATCCAGTAATCGCTTCAG